The genome window GGTATGCTAGGCGCTAAAGAAAAGGCGCAGAATTTAATACAACAAGCCCATGAAGCGTTAGCAAATATAGATGCTGACACAACACTTCTTGCGTCGCTAGCAAATTATCTAATTGAGCGTGACCACTAATTTTTGCTCATACGTATTGCAATTAGCACTGACATTATTACTCAACATTAATTATTCGTAAAAGCTTTGAATTAATTAATGTTAGCGAAGGATATATATAAAACCATGACACTTGATAGTAGCAAGTATCCATTACTTAATTTGGTTGACGAGCCAGCCCAATTGCGTGACTTAGCGCAAGACAAACTCCCTGCATTTAGCAATGAGCTGCGCGATTATTTACTCAACTCAGTATCGCAAAGTAGCGGTCATCTAGCGTCTGGTTTAGGGACGGTTGAACTAACCGTTGCCCTGCATTATGTTTATAACACTCCAGACGATCGCCTAGTTTGGGATGTGGGTCATCAAGCTTATCCGCATAAAATTCTTACTGGTCGTCGCGAGCAAATGCACACCATTCGCCAAAAAGACGGTTTACACCCTTTTCCTTTTCGCGATGAAAGCCAATACGATACGTTTAGCGTAGGCCATTCAAGCACCTCTATTTCAGCTGCCTTAGGTATGTCTATTGCTGCACAAAAAGAAGGTAAAGGTCGAAAGTCTGTAGCCATTATTGGTGACGGAGCTATAACCGCAGGCATGGCATTTGAAGCGATGAATCATTTAGGTGATGTAAAATCAGACATGCTTATTATTTTAAATGATAACGAAATGTCGATTTCTGAAAATGTTGGCGCATTAACAAATCACTTTGCTCGAATTTTATCAGGTAGCTTTTATACTAACATTCGTGAAGGTAGTAAAAAGTTACTCTCAGGTGTGCCTCCGGTAAAGCAACTTGCCAGTAAAATGGAAGAGCACATTAAAGGCATGATGATCCCGGGTACCTTCTTTGAAGAATTAGGCCTAAATTACATTGGTCCCATTGATGGTCACGATGTAAACATGCTTGTAGATACATTACGTAATATGCGTAATTTAAAAGGCCCACAGCTTTTACATATAAAAACCCAAAAAGGTAAGGGCTACAAACCGGCTGAAGCCGATCCTATTGGCTATCATGGTGTACCAAAATTCGATCCGAGCACAACTAGCCTACCTAAATCTAAACCTAGTGCTGCTACTTTTTCAAAAGTATTCGGCGATTGGTTATGTGATATGGCCGAACAAGACAGTAAGTTAATGGCTATCACGCCTGCAATGCGCGAAGGTTCAGGCATGGTACGTTTTTCTAAAGAGCATCCAGATCAGTACTTTGATGTAGCTATTGCTGAGCAGCATGCCGTTACTTTAGCCGCTGGCTTTGCCTGTGAAGGTTTAAAACCTGTTGTTGCTATTTACTCAAGCTTTTTACAACGTGCGTATGACCAATTAATACATGATGTTGCACTGCAAAACTTACCTGTATTATTTGCCATTGACCGCGCTGGTATTGTTGGAGCCGATGGTGAAACTCACCAAGGTGCGTACGATTTAAGCTTTATGCGCTGCATTCCAAATATGGTAATTATGGCACCAAGCGATACCAACGAATGCCGCCAAATGCTATACACCGGTTATAAAGCAAACTGCCCTGTTGCAGTTCGTTATCCTCGAGGTAGTGCAGGTACTGCAGACATTGAAAGCACTATGCAACTGCTTGAAATAGGTAAGGCAGATACAATTAAGAAAGGCAGTAAAATTGCCATTTTATCGTTCGGTACATTACTTGAAAATGCACAGCTTGCTGCAGATGAATTAGATGCAACGCTTGTTAATATGCGTTTTATTAAACCACTTGATACCGCACTTTTAAATGAGCTTGCAACTAGCCACGATGTAATTGTTACGCTTGAAGATAATGCGATTGCTGGCGGTGCCGGCTCTGCAGTTAACGAATTCTTAGCAACGCAAAAAACTGATATTAATATCCTTAACTTAGGTATTCCTGATGAGTTTATTAAACACGGCACTCAAGATGAAATGCACGATGAAATGGGGTTAGGCGAGCAAGGAATATTAACCGCTATTAAAGCGTTTATTAATTAACTTCCTATACATCTAAAGTTGAGCATATTAAAAAAGGAGCCTAGGCTCCTTTTTTAATATCAAATATTGATGATCAGCGCATCCACACTTTAATATCAGCTAGGCCATTGCTTTGTAAAATACCTAATTGTTGATCAACGTTAGAATTTTGTTCAAACTCAAATGCATCAAGCTGATCATCAAACGTAATATTTGCAACACCATCACCACCGCGCTTTTTAACTTGGTGTAGTGAAATATCTGCTAGGTTAATAGATGTCTCCCAGCTAATTACCTGCCCACCCAAAAGTGGTAATGGATAAAATGACCAACCAATTGATGCCGTGATATTAGTTGTTTTTCCATTTGGTAATTGGAATGAATTAGCCGCTATTACTTTACAAAGATCTGAAGCATAGCTGTCTATTTTATTGCATTTAAAATCACGTAATAATAGTAAAAACTCATCACCACTCCAACGTGCCACATAGTCAGAACCCTGCGTACGCGAATTTAATAATGCAGCCATTTGCTGTAAGCAGCTATCACCTGCAATTGGGCCATAGGCATCATTGATACGGCTGAAGTTATCAAAGTTAATAATTACCAGCACCAGTGACTTGCCTTGTGCCTGCAGCGATTGTGAATTACGTTGAAAGTGTTCAATATCTTTAGGGAGTTGATCAAACAAAAAGCGGCGGCTACGCAGCCCCGTTAGCTCATCTGAGTGACTAACTAATTTAAGCTGTGAATTCACTTGGCCTAATTTATCATTAGCTTGACGAAGCTCTAAGGTACGCTCGGTGATCAAGCCCTCTAATGCTTCTTGTTTTCTACGCTCTTGCGCTCTAAACACCCAAAAAATGAGATAAAAAAGCAAAATAAAGCCACTGGTAATTAAAAGCCTAAAGTAAATAGTTTCGTCAAAGCGCTCAGGCACTACAAAGCCGTATTCTACTTCTTGCGCTTTAGTCCAGTCTTCACCTTGGCGCTTCGCTTCTAATTGAAACAAAAACGAGCCTGGAGGCAAGTTAGTATAAATAGCTTCACGTCGCGTATTAGCATAGCGCCAGTCACTATCTAAGCCACTTAGTTTATATCTAAATTCAATACTGTTTGGTGCATAGTAATCAATAGCTGTGTAAGTTAGCGTTATATCACGCTCATCTGTTTCTAATGATGGTTTTTTACCAAGCGCAGCGGTAGTTAAATGACGAAGTGGCGTTGTTATTGTTTCTATTGTTGGCTTTAATGCAAGCACACCAAATAGCTCTACGTTTTTAGGTATTTCAACAACACCTTGTAAGCTTGGGTACCAAATAGAATTGCCGGTGTCTGCTACCGCATCATGCCCAAGTCCACTACAACATTGATTCGCTTTACCATCGAGTTGACGGTCAAAAGATGAAATGACTTCTTCAACTTTTAAGCTTTTTATTTCTGTTTTAAATTGCTCTACAGGCATTCTGTAAACACCTTTCATGGTGCTTACCCAAACATGCTTTAACTTTTCATCATATTCTAGGCTAAATATAGAACCATACGGTAAACCATTAGCTGCATCGAGTTGACGCCACTGCCCTTGCGTACTTCTATAAAAAAGCCCATCGTTAAGAGAGCCGATCAAAATACCCACGCCATCTATATGTAACACGCTAGTTACGTATGCACCTTCAAGTGTTGTTTGGTCACCAATTTTTTCAATGCCGCGATCTGTAAAGTAATATGCGCCTTTACTAGTACCAATCACACCAAAGTTTGTTTTATCCAATACGTAGGTAATAAACTTACTACCTAAAAAAGCGTTATATGCAAAAGGCGTTAAACCAGCATAATTTAATCGATATAAACCGCGTCCGGTACCAATCCAAAAACCGCCTTTACTAGAGCGACTTATTGCAAATACCGGGTTATCGCGAAGCGCTCGACCAGGGACGGTGTAAAGTGTCTTGTTTTCAAAAACAAATAAGCCGCGCCCCGTGGCTATATATAATCGTTCACCATCGAATTGTAGATCGTGTACTGACGCGTATCCATATTTACTACTTGGAACTAAATTAATAAAACTTTTATCTAAATCGAAATAACCAATGCCGCTTTTGTTAGCAACCCACAGTTTACCATCGGGTGCTTGGCTGATAGCCATAACAGACTCGGTCATATCTGAAACAGCTGAATGCCTTTCTACTCGCCCTTCATGGGCAAGCCATAAGCCTTCACTAAAACTTGCTAACCAAACGTTATTTTTATCATCTCTAAAAATATCAGCAAACCATATGCTTTGATCAAGTTGGCTTGGTTCTACCCATTGCCACTCACCGGTTTTATCTCTAAATAATAAACGTCCATAAGTCGAAACCCATAAGCCACCATCGGTATCACTCATAAACTTATAAACGGCTGAGTTATTTGCATTAGGTAAAGGAAAAGGTCTTAGCTCGTCATCTAAATCTAAAAAGTATGCACCTAGCTCAGAAGCTATATACAAATTACCATTTAAAAATGATAAATCGTGCACTATGGTTTGCGCTAAGCGCTCTGGTAACGATATTTTTGCGGTAAGCTCTAAACGTAGTTTAGAAAAATCTGATGAGTTTTTAGTAAGGCGTAATAAATGACGATCATTAACTAGCCAAATACCTTCAGGAGAGAGTGCCATTTGGCTAACAGAGCCAACAATTTGGGTAATTACGGTAGCATTAACAATAGGTAGGGGACCATTTACTTGAGTGCGTAAATCAACTTGCCCTCTATCTACATAGTATAAACCATTAGCCGCAATCCATATGCTGCCTTTAGAGTCCTCAAGGATATCTCTTACTGGACCTTTAATATTAAACTCTTGTGCTGCAAATGTGGCAGGATTAATAACTACTAAGCCACTTTTAGTACCTACCCATAATAAGCCACTAGAATCGACTAAAAGTTTATTAATACCATTACTAGGCAAGAACGGGCTATTTTGCGTGTTGTAGTTTGTAAATGTTGTGCCATCAAAACGGCTTAAGCCAAACTGAGTACCAAGCCACATATAGCCTTGCTGGTCTTGTACTACGCTTTTAAGTGATTGCGAAGGTAGACCATCTTTTATATTCCATTGCTTAACTACGTAATCACTAATTGAAGCCCAACTTGGTGTCGCGCACAACATCAGTACACAAACCAGTAAAAATCGCATCATATTGCTGCCACCTAGTTAAACAAATCAAATATAAAAAATTAAAAGGGTAGTAAACCCACTTTTATTAGCGCCTGTAAGCATATAAGCGAAAAAACGCCCGCAAGTATATCATCGGCCATAATACCTAAACCACCATGTACTCGTTTGTCTAGCATACGGATTGGGCCAGGTTTTGCTATATCAAAAAAGCGAAATAACAAAAAACCAACGAGTAATGTTTGCCAGCTAAGTGCTGCACCAATCATTGTAATGTAATAACCTGCCACTTCATCCCATACAATAGCAGGATGGTCGTGCACGCCTAAATCATCAGCCGTTTTACCACAGGCCCATATACCAAATATACTGATCACTACGGCAAACACAATTTGCAACCATAGCGGATAATACATAGTCATAAAAATGAATGGCAGTGCAGCAAAAGTGCCAAATGTACCAGGTGCTTTAGGGGCTAACCCAGTACCAAAACCCAAACCAAAAAACTGATGTGGGCGCTTTAAATTAAACTTTCGGTTTTTGTTCAAACCAGCTCCTTTGCAAAATGCTCAAAACCTTGCTGCTTAAAATCAAACTTCTCACCGTTGTGTAAAAGTTCAATTTGACCATCGCCACTTTTAATTTGGCCTATGCATGTTGCATCTACACCATATTGACGCAGTTTTATATCTAGCATACTTTTATTGCTATCAGGTACAGTAAAAATTAATTCGTAATCATCACCGTAACTTAGAATAAATGGCAACTGCTGATTAAAATCAAGGCTTGCTTGCATTGCATCTGAAGTCGGAATACTTTCAATATTCACAACTGCATTTACTTGCGACATATCAAGTATATGGCTTAAATCAGCGATTAAACCATCTGATACATCAATAGCCGATGATGCAAGGCCTCGTAATACCTGTCCTGCAGCAACACGCGGTGTTGGAAAGTCAAAGCGCTTATTTAAGTACTTTAAATGCTCTGGCTCAATACTTATACCTTGTTTGCGAGACTCAATTGCAAGTCCAGCGTCACCTAGCGGACCTGTAACATAAATCCAATCACCCACTTTCGCACCACTACGGCGAAGTGCAGTACCTTCTGGTACAGTCCCTTTTGCACAAATAGTGATAGTTAATGGGCCTTGCGTGGTATCGCCACCTATAATTTGCACATTAAAGTATTCTGCAATTTCATGCATGCCTTCAGTAAACTCTTCAATCCACTGTGGGTCAATACTTGGCAAGGTTAACGCAACTGAAACCCATGTTGGCTCAGCGCCCATTGCCGCTAAGTCACTTAAATTAACAGCAAGCGCTCTGTGACCTAATGCACGAGGGGAAATATCATCAAAAAAGTGTACGCCAGCAACAAGAGTATCTGTTGTAACGGCAAGTTGGCAGTTTTGTGGAACGGTTACTAAAGCGCAATCATCCCCTATACCTAGGTTTACATCACGACGGGTGATCCCGCGACCTTTAAAGTAGCGGTTAATTAATTCAAATTCCTTCATACACAAAAAAGCCGGCCTATGCCGGCTCCCCTCTTTAACGGTTTACTTACTTGCGTAAATGCTTAACAGCTTTATCAAGTACACCGTTTACAAATTTATGGCTGTCTTCAGCGCCAAATATTTTGGCCAGCTCAATACCTTCGTTGATAGCAACTTTATAAGGTACATCTTCACGGAACTTAAGCTCATAGCTGCTTAAACGTAAAATTGCGCGCTCAACCATATCTAAGTCATTAAACGGACGTGTTAAATGTGGTGATACAGCTTCGTCTAGTTGCTTATAATTTACAGCAACACCCGTCGCTAAATCTTTAAAGTATTCAACATCAATTTTAGTAACGTCTGTTTCGATCAACATTTGTTGTTCGATATCGGCAATTAAATTGCCACTTATTTGCCAAGAATAAACGGCTTGGAGTGCTAAGATACGTGCTTTACGTCTTGCTGCTGGTTTCACAAAAATTCCTTAAACTTAAATTTTATCTAACACATTAACCATTTCAAGCGCGCCTAAAGCAGCTTCGCCGCCTTTATTGCCCATTTTGGTGCCAGCACGCTCAATTGCTTGTTCAATGCTTTCTGTGGTTAATACGCCAAATGCAACCGGGATATCATACTCAAGTGATACTTGCGCAAGACCTTTGTTTGATTCGCCAGCAACTAGGTCAAAGTGTGGTGTACCACCTCTGATCACTACGCCTAATGCGATGATTGCATCATACTCTTTTTTTGCCGCAACGCGTTTAGCCGCTAAAGGTAATTCTACCGCGCCTGGTACATAAATAACGGTAATGTCGTCATCAGATACGCCACCAGTGCGTTTTAGCTCATCAACAGCACCTGCAAGGAGGCTGCTACCGATAAAGTCATTAAAACGAGAAATGACAATGGCAAACTTTTTGCCAGGAGCGTACTTACTACCTTCAATAATTTTCATTTGATAACCCTAAAAATAAGTTCAAGCGGTTGCGATTGCGCAAAAATTGCTGCGCATCATACCATAAAAATAAAATAATAGCCTAGTTTAAGCGTGATGCTTATTGTGGCTCAACATAATCAACAACTTCTAAATGAAAGCCCGAAAGTGCATGGTACTTTTTAGGGCGACTCATTAATCGCATTTGTTTAATTCCAAGATCTGCAAGTATTTGCGAGCCTACGCCAACAGTACGAGAGGTACCTTTGAATTTACGAGGCGTAACGCTTTCGCCAGCATCAGCTGCTGCGAATGCTTTTACAGTTGCCTCTAATTCTTCAGTGCTTTCTTGCTTACCTAAAATAACTAAAGCACCTTCATTTTTAGCGATATAAGCCATTGCTTCTGAAAGGCCCCAACTACGGTCAGCACTTCTATCTGAAAGTAGGATATCGTTAAAGGTACTTTGCAAATGTACACGTACATTTGTCGGT of Pseudoalteromonas arctica A 37-1-2 contains these proteins:
- a CDS encoding phosphatidylglycerophosphatase A family protein is translated as MNKNRKFNLKRPHQFFGLGFGTGLAPKAPGTFGTFAALPFIFMTMYYPLWLQIVFAVVISIFGIWACGKTADDLGVHDHPAIVWDEVAGYYITMIGAALSWQTLLVGFLLFRFFDIAKPGPIRMLDKRVHGGLGIMADDILAGVFSLICLQALIKVGLLPF
- the thiL gene encoding thiamine-phosphate kinase, whose product is MKEFELINRYFKGRGITRRDVNLGIGDDCALVTVPQNCQLAVTTDTLVAGVHFFDDISPRALGHRALAVNLSDLAAMGAEPTWVSVALTLPSIDPQWIEEFTEGMHEIAEYFNVQIIGGDTTQGPLTITICAKGTVPEGTALRRSGAKVGDWIYVTGPLGDAGLAIESRKQGISIEPEHLKYLNKRFDFPTPRVAAGQVLRGLASSAIDVSDGLIADLSHILDMSQVNAVVNIESIPTSDAMQASLDFNQQLPFILSYGDDYELIFTVPDSNKSMLDIKLRQYGVDATCIGQIKSGDGQIELLHNGEKFDFKQQGFEHFAKELV
- the nusB gene encoding transcription antitermination factor NusB, which codes for MKPAARRKARILALQAVYSWQISGNLIADIEQQMLIETDVTKIDVEYFKDLATGVAVNYKQLDEAVSPHLTRPFNDLDMVERAILRLSSYELKFREDVPYKVAINEGIELAKIFGAEDSHKFVNGVLDKAVKHLRK
- the dxs gene encoding 1-deoxy-D-xylulose-5-phosphate synthase codes for the protein MTLDSSKYPLLNLVDEPAQLRDLAQDKLPAFSNELRDYLLNSVSQSSGHLASGLGTVELTVALHYVYNTPDDRLVWDVGHQAYPHKILTGRREQMHTIRQKDGLHPFPFRDESQYDTFSVGHSSTSISAALGMSIAAQKEGKGRKSVAIIGDGAITAGMAFEAMNHLGDVKSDMLIILNDNEMSISENVGALTNHFARILSGSFYTNIREGSKKLLSGVPPVKQLASKMEEHIKGMMIPGTFFEELGLNYIGPIDGHDVNMLVDTLRNMRNLKGPQLLHIKTQKGKGYKPAEADPIGYHGVPKFDPSTTSLPKSKPSAATFSKVFGDWLCDMAEQDSKLMAITPAMREGSGMVRFSKEHPDQYFDVAIAEQHAVTLAAGFACEGLKPVVAIYSSFLQRAYDQLIHDVALQNLPVLFAIDRAGIVGADGETHQGAYDLSFMRCIPNMVIMAPSDTNECRQMLYTGYKANCPVAVRYPRGSAGTADIESTMQLLEIGKADTIKKGSKIAILSFGTLLENAQLAADELDATLVNMRFIKPLDTALLNELATSHDVIVTLEDNAIAGGAGSAVNEFLATQKTDINILNLGIPDEFIKHGTQDEMHDEMGLGEQGILTAIKAFIN
- a CDS encoding ligand-binding sensor domain-containing diguanylate cyclase; this translates as MMRFLLVCVLMLCATPSWASISDYVVKQWNIKDGLPSQSLKSVVQDQQGYMWLGTQFGLSRFDGTTFTNYNTQNSPFLPSNGINKLLVDSSGLLWVGTKSGLVVINPATFAAQEFNIKGPVRDILEDSKGSIWIAANGLYYVDRGQVDLRTQVNGPLPIVNATVITQIVGSVSQMALSPEGIWLVNDRHLLRLTKNSSDFSKLRLELTAKISLPERLAQTIVHDLSFLNGNLYIASELGAYFLDLDDELRPFPLPNANNSAVYKFMSDTDGGLWVSTYGRLLFRDKTGEWQWVEPSQLDQSIWFADIFRDDKNNVWLASFSEGLWLAHEGRVERHSAVSDMTESVMAISQAPDGKLWVANKSGIGYFDLDKSFINLVPSSKYGYASVHDLQFDGERLYIATGRGLFVFENKTLYTVPGRALRDNPVFAISRSSKGGFWIGTGRGLYRLNYAGLTPFAYNAFLGSKFITYVLDKTNFGVIGTSKGAYYFTDRGIEKIGDQTTLEGAYVTSVLHIDGVGILIGSLNDGLFYRSTQGQWRQLDAANGLPYGSIFSLEYDEKLKHVWVSTMKGVYRMPVEQFKTEIKSLKVEEVISSFDRQLDGKANQCCSGLGHDAVADTGNSIWYPSLQGVVEIPKNVELFGVLALKPTIETITTPLRHLTTAALGKKPSLETDERDITLTYTAIDYYAPNSIEFRYKLSGLDSDWRYANTRREAIYTNLPPGSFLFQLEAKRQGEDWTKAQEVEYGFVVPERFDETIYFRLLITSGFILLFYLIFWVFRAQERRKQEALEGLITERTLELRQANDKLGQVNSQLKLVSHSDELTGLRSRRFLFDQLPKDIEHFQRNSQSLQAQGKSLVLVIINFDNFSRINDAYGPIAGDSCLQQMAALLNSRTQGSDYVARWSGDEFLLLLRDFKCNKIDSYASDLCKVIAANSFQLPNGKTTNITASIGWSFYPLPLLGGQVISWETSINLADISLHQVKKRGGDGVANITFDDQLDAFEFEQNSNVDQQLGILQSNGLADIKVWMR
- the ribH gene encoding 6,7-dimethyl-8-ribityllumazine synthase is translated as MKIIEGSKYAPGKKFAIVISRFNDFIGSSLLAGAVDELKRTGGVSDDDITVIYVPGAVELPLAAKRVAAKKEYDAIIALGVVIRGGTPHFDLVAGESNKGLAQVSLEYDIPVAFGVLTTESIEQAIERAGTKMGNKGGEAALGALEMVNVLDKI